The proteins below come from a single Chelmon rostratus isolate fCheRos1 chromosome 10, fCheRos1.pri, whole genome shotgun sequence genomic window:
- the LOC121612456 gene encoding forkhead box protein P1-B-like: MHESGSEPTSHTIPASQTENGNNTENESRLRSSQTPPPEAPRVPVSLSMMTPPAEAPQQLQQTSQQQILSPQQLQALLQQQKALMLHQQQIQEVFKNQQEQLNMQLLQQKNAGIVSQELTAQQIAIQQQLLQVQQQHLLTLQRQGLLSVLPTSPITAPGCENGSILSAGGDTRESSIQQSATNGHHTLLKRKESVSLDESSQNSHPLYGNGMCKWPGCETVFGDFQAFLKHLNSEHTLDDKSTAQCRVQMQVVQQLELQLKKDKERLQAMMAHLKSSEPKPAAQPVNLVSNVSFSQATLPKGPPPMSVSQSATAPSTPLTPLSESPSVLTPNSMFTGTPVRRRYSRSVSQDIVDNKEFYLSTEVRPPFTYASLIRQAIFESPRNQLTLNEIYNWFTRNFAYFRRNAATWKNAVRHNLSLHKCFVRLENVKGAVWTVDEIEFHRRRPQKTAGNGSLLKNSQNRQSLAGSAPQSGGPDGSNSLCNPASMGSIPLHSLPHILQEQMNGALANGSGYQSDSSATQSPPQAFIKEEQEDEEICENYPYESPESTDEHGHSPEMNQDEDNGSPERPSLHFDRVPSL, encoded by the exons GTTCCAGTGTCGTTGTCGATGATGACCCCACCAGCAGAGGccccacagcagctgcagcagacatcACAACAGCAGATCCTCAGTCCCCAGCAGCTCCAAgccctcctccagcagcagaaagcactCATGTTACACCAG CAACAAATTCAAGAGGTCTTCAAGAATCAGCAAGAGCAGCTAAATatgcagctgctgcaacagAAGAATGCTGGGATTGTTAGTCAAGAG CTGACAGCCCAGCAGATTgccattcagcagcagctcctccaggtgcagcagcaacatctcCTCACCCTGCAGAGACAAGGGCTGCTGTCTGTCCTTCCCACCAGCCCCATTACAGCCCCAG GCTGTGAGAATGGTAGCATCCTGTCCGCTGGTGGAGACACCAGAGAGTCTTCCATTCAACAGTCTGCCACCAACGGTCATCACACTCTtctgaagaggaaagaaag TGTGTCACTGGATGAAAGCTCACAGAATAGCCATCCTCTGTATGGAAATGGCATGTGTAAGTGGCCCGGCTGTGAGACCGTCTTTGGAGACTTTCAGGCGTTTCTCAA acaTTTGAACAGTGAACATACACTGGATGACAAGAGCACAGCGCAGTGTCGAGTTCAGATGCAAGTGGTTCAGCAGTTGGAACTGCAG TTGAAGAAGGACAAAGAACGACTGCAGGCTATGATGGCTCATCTCAAGTCCTCTGAACCCAAACCCGCAGCACAGCCT gtcaATCTGGTGTCTAATGTATCCTTCTCCCAGGCAACATTGCCCAAAGGCCCTCCTCCTATGAGCGTGTCTCAGAGTGCCACGGCACCATCCACACCCCTGACGCCGCTCTCTGAATCCCCTTCAGTCCTCACTCCCAATAGCATGTTCACTGGAACCCCTGTACGGAGGCGATATAGCCGCTCAGTGAGCCAAG ATATAGTTGATAATAAGGAGTTCTACTTGAGCACAGAAGTTAGACCCCCATTTACATATGCTTCTCTCATAAGACAG GCTATATTTGAATCACCTCGCAATCAGCTGACATTAAATGAAATCTACAACTGGTTCACAAGAAACTTTGCATATTTCAGGCGCAATGCAGCCACTTGGAAG AATGCCGTCAGACATAATCTCAGCCTCCATAAGTGCTTTGTACGTTTGGAAAACGTAAAGGGAGCTGTGTGGACCGTAGATGAGATTGAGTTCCACAGAAGAAGGCCACAGAAGACTGCTGGTAATGG ATCTCTGCTGAAGAACTCACAGAACCGTCAGAGTTTAGCTGGGTCTGCTCCTCAG AGTGGTGGACCAGACGGCAGCAACTCTCTCTGCAACCCAGCCTCTATGGGGAGCATCCCGTTGCACTCCCTGCCCCACATTCTCCAGGAGCAGATGAATGGAGCCCTTGCTAATGGATCTGGATACCAAAGTGACAGCAGTGCAACACAGTCCCCTCCACAAGCTTT CAttaaagaggagcaggaggatgaggagataTGTGAAAATTATCCCTACGAATCTCCGGAGAGCACAGACGAGCATGGCCACAGCCCAGAGATGAACCAAGATGAAGACAACGGCAGCCCGGAGAGGCCCAGCCTTCATTTCGACCGCGTGCCTTCTCTCTGA
- the LOC121613414 gene encoding myoD family inhibitor domain-containing protein 2-like: MGSPSRRTMGSKSVSGVRRLSTISEQEPDKLDTDCSSHDPRGGSEWGGSSFSMCSDKFKNSSSHFSSDDSYQPDTGDDCAALLLACLHCRFHELMVLLPDTCERAVSRCFPSYNYIKASSERDAQGKDCCNYKLELECNCCGSCKDAGELLELAMEISEVCYR; the protein is encoded by the exons ATGGGCAGCCCATCAAGAAGGACGATGGGCAGCAAGTCGGTCAGTGGGGTACGCAGGCTGAGCACCATCTCTGAGCAAGAACCAGACAAGCTGGACACCGATTGTAGTTCCCATGATCCCAGGGGAGGCAGCGAATGGGGTGGATCAAGCTTCTCTATGTGTTCTGACAagtttaaaaacagcagcagtcatttTTCCTCTGATGATTCATACCAGCCTGACACTGGAG ATGACTGTGCAGCACTTCTTCTCGCTTGTCTGCATTGCCGTTTCCACGAGTTAATGGTCCTGCTACCAGACACGTGTGAGAGGGCTGTGAGCCGCTGTTTTCCCTCATACAACTACATCAAGGCGTCCAGTGAGAGAGACGCGCAGGGAAAGGATTGCTGCAATTACAAGCTGGAACTTGAGTGTAACTGCTGTGGTTCCTGCAAGGACGCAGGAGAACTTTTAGAACTGGCCATGGAGATATCAGAGGTGTGCTATCGCTGA